A single window of uncultured Pseudodesulfovibrio sp. DNA harbors:
- a CDS encoding exopolyphosphatase, whose protein sequence is MRLVTRSDFDGLACATLLKHLDLIDDYLFAHPKDLQDGKVEVTPNDILANVPYVAGCGLWFDHHTSEKDRLGDIKFEGESKPLPSCARVIYNYYGANKFPETFTDLMDAVDKVDSANLTAKEITSPTGWILLGFIMDPRTGLGRYRDYRISNYQLMLDMIEYCRSMTAEEIMKQPDVKERIDKYFADEPQFIQMLKENTNVYDNAVVLDLRDQEPIYCGNRFMIYTLFDQCNVSIRVIWGFKKQNVVFTVGHSILNRTSKTDVGSLMLSFGGGGHRAVGTCQVPEEKTSETLKRILKRINADG, encoded by the coding sequence ATGAGACTTGTCACCCGATCCGATTTTGACGGCCTAGCCTGCGCCACTCTTCTCAAGCATCTTGACCTCATAGACGATTATCTTTTTGCCCACCCCAAAGACCTTCAGGACGGCAAAGTTGAAGTGACCCCCAACGACATACTTGCCAATGTCCCGTATGTGGCAGGCTGTGGTTTGTGGTTTGATCACCACACCAGTGAAAAAGACCGTTTGGGCGACATTAAATTTGAAGGCGAAAGCAAACCACTGCCAAGTTGTGCCCGAGTTATCTATAATTATTATGGCGCGAACAAATTTCCAGAAACATTCACTGACCTCATGGATGCTGTCGACAAAGTGGACTCTGCCAATTTGACTGCGAAAGAAATCACCTCGCCAACAGGATGGATTCTTTTGGGATTTATCATGGACCCAAGGACAGGACTGGGGCGGTACAGGGACTATCGAATCAGTAACTACCAACTCATGCTGGACATGATTGAATACTGTCGTTCCATGACCGCCGAAGAAATAATGAAACAACCAGACGTCAAGGAACGGATCGACAAATACTTTGCTGATGAGCCTCAGTTCATCCAAATGCTGAAAGAAAACACAAACGTCTACGATAATGCCGTTGTACTAGATCTCAGAGATCAAGAACCAATCTACTGTGGTAATCGCTTCATGATTTACACCTTATTTGATCAATGCAATGTCAGCATTCGTGTCATATGGGGTTTCAAAAAACAAAACGTGGTATTCACAGTAGGACACTCAATTCTCAACCGCACGAGCAAAACTGACGTAGGCTCACTGATGCTATCATTCGGTGGCGGCGGACACCGCGCCGTTGGCACATGTCAAGTTCCTGAAGAAAAGACCTCAGAAACCTTGAAAAGAATTCTCAAAAGAATCAATGCCGATGGGTAA
- a CDS encoding tRNA nucleotidyltransferase, with product MQIYLAGGAVRDLLLGRAIHDRDYLVMDATRDEFIKAFPAANEVGLAFPVFILDRTEFSFPRATPLSEELKSRDLTVNAQLLTEDGDLICHPKGLEDIHNKILRPASEQAFHIDPLRVFRAARFWAQLPDFTPHDELKATMQSVADSGKLSSLAPDRIGQEIYKVLSAPAPGNFLRLLSDTGCLSPWFNEFHNASTIPAGPSPYHDTHVLEHICRTMDSLAGDATAVWMGLCHDLGKTLTSREKLPSHHGHDHAGIPLAKALAHRVRLSNRLKTAGMKAAQWHMIAARYDELRSGTKVDLLMDAHLSDVLPPLFKLVQVDQDKDFKRRALRNLTTILAVKLKPEDRNLGAKSGEKLRDLRAQTLAQRLRK from the coding sequence ATGCAAATTTACTTGGCTGGCGGCGCTGTCCGCGACCTGCTGCTCGGCAGAGCAATTCATGACAGGGATTACCTCGTCATGGATGCTACTCGTGATGAGTTCATAAAAGCCTTTCCTGCTGCCAATGAAGTCGGCTTGGCATTTCCAGTCTTCATATTGGACAGGACAGAATTTTCATTCCCAAGAGCAACCCCGCTTTCTGAAGAATTAAAATCCCGTGACCTGACTGTCAATGCTCAACTACTGACTGAAGACGGCGACTTGATTTGCCACCCGAAAGGATTGGAAGATATCCACAATAAAATCCTGCGTCCGGCTTCAGAGCAAGCTTTTCACATTGACCCGCTCAGGGTGTTCCGTGCGGCCAGATTCTGGGCACAACTTCCTGACTTCACGCCTCATGATGAATTAAAAGCGACCATGCAATCCGTAGCAGACTCAGGCAAACTTTCATCGTTGGCACCGGACCGTATTGGGCAAGAAATATACAAAGTACTCTCCGCACCGGCTCCAGGCAATTTCCTTCGTCTGCTCTCTGACACAGGCTGTCTGTCTCCGTGGTTTAATGAATTTCACAATGCTTCGACGATCCCGGCAGGCCCAAGCCCATACCACGACACACATGTCCTTGAACACATTTGCCGGACTATGGACTCTTTGGCAGGGGACGCAACCGCTGTCTGGATGGGACTTTGCCATGATCTCGGTAAAACCTTAACTTCAAGAGAAAAACTTCCAAGTCACCACGGACATGATCACGCGGGTATTCCCCTTGCAAAGGCTCTTGCTCATCGAGTCAGATTGTCAAACCGTCTCAAAACCGCTGGAATGAAAGCCGCGCAGTGGCACATGATTGCTGCCCGATATGATGAACTTCGATCTGGCACCAAGGTTGACCTTCTCATGGACGCCCACCTTTCCGACGTATTGCCCCCTCTTTTTAAGCTCGTGCAGGTCGACCAAGACAAAGACTTCAAACGCCGAGCCCTTAGAAACCTCACAACTATACTTGCGGTAAAACTTAAGCCTGAAGACCGGAATCTTGGCGCAAAATCAGGTGAAAAACTTCGAGATCTTCGAGCGCAAACTCTTGCCCAACGACTCCGCAAATAA
- a CDS encoding biotin--[acetyl-CoA-carboxylase] ligase translates to MIPQGIFLPEGTTEQLASTHESWGTDVISFGPWCPFDVRCGDERVWLRASQESESTIIVTQQCGTTMELAREMAEEGLLGEWEAVVSVVQAGGRGQLRRPWVSMPGNLHASIVLPLPPAEGPWAESLSDLLPLVAGSLFADVLDSLGASIQLKWPNDILQNGRKVGGMLIEERNGIIILGLGLNLAGCPEDALMRDDCSAPAGTIAIPFFSGGPLALLETLVSRGKNVYAVMLDEIPPTQFIRMVENRLAWMGQTIQVREGNLDPYEAVIVGLSPQGGLVVLRGGEETVLFSGSIFPL, encoded by the coding sequence ATGATTCCACAAGGTATTTTTCTCCCGGAAGGGACGACGGAACAGTTGGCCTCAACCCATGAATCATGGGGGACGGATGTAATTTCTTTTGGGCCATGGTGTCCTTTTGACGTAAGATGTGGAGATGAACGGGTGTGGCTCCGTGCTTCTCAGGAGTCTGAATCAACCATTATCGTTACTCAACAGTGTGGGACGACAATGGAATTGGCCCGCGAGATGGCGGAAGAAGGCCTCTTGGGTGAATGGGAGGCTGTTGTCAGCGTTGTACAGGCGGGTGGTAGAGGCCAGCTTCGTCGTCCATGGGTGTCCATGCCTGGCAACCTTCATGCTTCCATTGTGCTCCCTCTGCCTCCGGCTGAAGGACCATGGGCCGAATCTTTGTCAGACCTGTTGCCGCTGGTTGCAGGGTCTTTGTTTGCCGACGTATTGGATTCTCTCGGGGCCTCAATTCAGCTTAAGTGGCCGAATGATATTCTACAGAATGGTCGAAAAGTTGGTGGAATGCTCATTGAGGAGCGCAATGGGATCATTATTTTGGGTCTAGGGTTGAATCTCGCAGGATGTCCTGAAGATGCGCTAATGCGTGATGATTGTTCGGCTCCTGCCGGAACCATTGCAATTCCATTCTTCTCTGGTGGCCCGTTGGCCCTCCTTGAAACCCTTGTAAGTCGAGGAAAAAATGTGTATGCAGTCATGCTCGACGAGATTCCGCCTACTCAATTCATTCGTATGGTTGAGAACAGGTTGGCTTGGATGGGACAAACCATTCAAGTCCGCGAAGGGAACCTAGATCCATATGAGGCCGTGATAGTGGGCCTTTCCCCTCAAGGAGGGCTCGTTGTTTTGCGTGGTGGAGAAGAAACGGTTCTGTTTTCAGGTTCGATTTTTCCTCTCTAA
- a CDS encoding pyruvate carboxylase, with protein sequence MKPKSFEEVLEEVKGKRILVANRGIPARRICRSITEMFNAKAIMTATDVDKTSPATSGANELLMLGSDPRAYLDLDRVIREAKAKDVVAIHPGWGFGAEDDSFPAKCKEAGIIFIGPEQEPMRILGNKVAVRKLAIEQGVPVVPGSEGAVSIPEAREIAKEIGFPVMLKAEGGGGGRGIYEVYQEEDLENAFSKASALAQASFGNPRLYVEKLLTSVRHIEIQVISDQYGNVFCLDERDCSVQRNHQKLIEITPSPWPKYTAELRAQLKEYSRRLVSAVGYYSLATVEFLVDTDGVPFLIEVNTRLQVEHGITECRYGIDLVEEQIAIAFGSKLRLNDKDTKPYQWAMQCRINCEDPQKNFEPNSGRITRYVSPGGQGIRIDSCIGDGYRFPSNYDSAASLLISYGNSWNKVVALMKRSLREYMIGGLKTTLPFHRKIIDQQRFVDADYDTNFVRQNYTELMDYSDREPDSLRMMRLVAEISALGHNKYVQLGEYRGREDKRVGRFELVEPPERSTGFESRFSRKMDRDAILDTLRTDREGGIVHMTDTTTRDITQSNSGNRFRLAEDRIVGPSLDKCGFFSLENGGGAHFHVAMLANMTYPFTEAAEWNKFAPNTLKQILVRSTNVLGYKPQPKNVMRLTGEMINEHYEIIRCFDFLNHVENMRPFAEVAMNSTRNIFEPAISLSWAKGFGVDRYLQVTDSIIAMCAEAGGVTKKQAEKMIILGLKDMAGVCPPRFMRELISTIRAKYPDLVIHSHRHYTDGLFVPTMGAAAEAGAHIVDVAIGASVRWYGQGEVLSTAAYIEDEIGLKTHLDKEMIRATNFKLKQIMPYYDRYTAPYFQGIDHDVVRHGMPGGATSSSQEGALKQGYIKLLPYMLKFLEGTRKVVRYHDVTPGSQITWNTAFLAVTGAYKRGGKREVRRLLNVLDIVTLCKEEDLTNLERDARLALYRDSNDAFRNLLLGKFGKMPLGFPADWVYQSAFGKGWEIAIKERTEESPLTTLVDVDLDAEKKALQTRLHRQPTDEEFVMYLNHPGDAIATIDYCEKFGNINNLPVDVWFEGLEKGEVLNFQGNCMKPHRMRILDISEPDENGMAVVRYVLDSEIMSHQVKVAEPDVGGKEATEMADPTNDYHVGSPSNGDLWVTHVRPGDKVKAGEELFNISIMKQEKAVTAKIDSTVRRVIKSAQYTEDKKMIPVVEGELIVELGPEVGVCPTCKFDVPGEDCNFCPNCGQKI encoded by the coding sequence ATGAAGCCGAAGTCCTTTGAAGAGGTTCTTGAAGAGGTCAAAGGGAAGCGCATACTTGTAGCCAACCGGGGTATCCCCGCACGGCGCATTTGCCGCTCCATTACCGAAATGTTCAACGCGAAGGCGATTATGACCGCCACAGACGTTGATAAAACCTCCCCCGCGACGTCGGGAGCCAATGAGCTGCTTATGCTTGGTTCCGACCCTCGCGCTTATCTCGATCTGGACCGTGTTATCCGTGAAGCTAAAGCCAAAGACGTTGTCGCCATTCATCCAGGTTGGGGGTTTGGTGCCGAAGATGATTCTTTCCCTGCCAAGTGTAAGGAAGCCGGAATTATTTTTATTGGTCCCGAGCAGGAGCCAATGCGTATCCTTGGTAACAAGGTTGCTGTTCGTAAGCTCGCCATTGAGCAAGGTGTCCCGGTTGTTCCCGGTTCCGAAGGTGCTGTATCTATTCCCGAGGCTCGGGAGATTGCCAAGGAAATTGGATTCCCCGTCATGCTCAAGGCTGAAGGCGGTGGCGGTGGCCGTGGTATTTATGAGGTTTATCAGGAAGAGGACCTTGAAAACGCTTTTTCTAAAGCTTCTGCTTTGGCACAAGCCTCGTTTGGCAATCCGCGTCTCTATGTTGAAAAACTGCTGACTTCTGTGCGTCATATTGAAATTCAGGTTATCTCTGACCAATATGGCAACGTGTTCTGTCTGGATGAACGAGATTGTTCAGTTCAGCGTAACCATCAGAAGCTGATTGAGATCACACCGTCCCCATGGCCCAAGTATACAGCGGAGCTGCGTGCGCAGCTGAAAGAATATTCCAGACGCCTTGTTTCGGCGGTTGGATACTATTCTTTGGCCACCGTGGAATTTTTGGTGGATACCGATGGCGTTCCATTCCTCATTGAGGTCAACACCCGTTTGCAGGTGGAACACGGTATTACTGAATGCCGATATGGTATCGATTTGGTTGAAGAACAGATTGCGATCGCTTTTGGTTCCAAGTTGCGTCTGAATGACAAGGATACCAAACCTTATCAGTGGGCTATGCAGTGTCGTATTAACTGCGAAGATCCGCAAAAGAATTTTGAACCCAACTCCGGCCGTATCACACGATATGTTTCTCCGGGTGGTCAGGGTATCCGTATCGATTCCTGTATTGGTGACGGTTATCGCTTCCCATCGAACTACGATTCGGCAGCATCCTTGCTGATTTCTTACGGTAATTCGTGGAACAAAGTTGTTGCTTTGATGAAGCGCTCTTTGCGTGAATATATGATTGGCGGACTGAAAACGACGCTTCCTTTCCATCGTAAGATTATTGATCAGCAGAGGTTCGTCGATGCTGATTATGATACCAACTTTGTTCGACAGAATTATACCGAACTCATGGATTATTCAGACCGTGAGCCGGATTCTTTGCGCATGATGCGACTTGTTGCCGAGATTTCGGCTTTAGGTCACAATAAATATGTCCAGTTGGGCGAATATCGTGGGCGTGAAGACAAGCGGGTCGGTCGTTTCGAATTGGTCGAGCCTCCCGAAAGATCGACCGGATTTGAATCCCGTTTTTCACGGAAAATGGATCGGGATGCAATTCTCGATACGTTGCGTACGGACCGTGAAGGTGGCATCGTCCATATGACGGATACCACTACTCGTGACATTACCCAGTCCAACAGCGGTAATCGCTTCCGTTTAGCGGAGGATCGTATTGTGGGTCCGTCACTGGATAAATGCGGTTTCTTTTCTCTTGAGAATGGTGGCGGGGCGCATTTCCATGTCGCCATGCTTGCAAACATGACATACCCCTTCACTGAAGCGGCGGAGTGGAACAAGTTTGCACCGAATACACTCAAGCAGATTCTTGTACGCTCTACTAATGTATTGGGCTATAAGCCTCAGCCGAAAAATGTCATGCGTTTGACCGGCGAGATGATCAATGAGCATTATGAAATCATCCGTTGTTTTGATTTCCTGAATCACGTTGAAAACATGCGGCCTTTTGCTGAGGTTGCTATGAATTCCACGCGTAATATCTTTGAACCGGCAATTTCACTGTCATGGGCCAAAGGCTTTGGCGTAGATCGGTATCTGCAAGTGACTGATTCTATCATCGCCATGTGCGCTGAGGCTGGTGGTGTTACTAAGAAGCAGGCTGAGAAGATGATCATTCTTGGCCTTAAGGATATGGCTGGTGTTTGTCCTCCCAGATTTATGCGGGAGCTTATTTCCACCATTCGTGCCAAATATCCGGACTTGGTTATTCACAGCCATCGTCATTATACAGATGGTTTGTTTGTTCCCACCATGGGGGCAGCCGCTGAAGCAGGTGCTCATATTGTGGATGTGGCTATCGGTGCTTCCGTGCGTTGGTATGGTCAGGGCGAAGTCCTGTCCACAGCCGCATACATTGAAGATGAGATTGGCTTGAAGACGCATCTTGATAAGGAAATGATCCGGGCTACCAACTTTAAGCTCAAGCAGATCATGCCGTATTACGACCGTTATACTGCACCGTATTTTCAGGGTATTGATCACGATGTTGTTCGTCATGGTATGCCCGGCGGTGCGACCTCTTCGTCACAGGAAGGAGCGCTCAAACAAGGGTACATCAAGCTTTTGCCATATATGCTGAAGTTCCTTGAAGGGACTCGCAAAGTCGTCCGTTATCACGATGTTACTCCCGGTTCACAGATCACCTGGAACACCGCCTTTTTGGCAGTGACCGGGGCATATAAGCGGGGTGGCAAACGAGAAGTCCGGAGACTTCTGAATGTGTTGGATATCGTGACTCTTTGCAAGGAAGAAGATTTGACCAACCTTGAGCGCGACGCCAGGCTTGCTTTGTATCGCGACTCCAATGATGCTTTCCGTAATTTGTTGCTCGGTAAGTTTGGTAAAATGCCTCTCGGATTCCCGGCTGATTGGGTTTACCAGTCTGCGTTTGGTAAAGGGTGGGAAATTGCCATTAAGGAACGTACTGAGGAATCTCCATTAACCACATTGGTCGATGTTGATTTGGACGCAGAAAAAAAGGCATTGCAAACGCGCCTGCATCGGCAGCCAACTGATGAAGAATTTGTGATGTATCTCAATCACCCCGGTGATGCGATTGCAACTATTGATTACTGTGAAAAATTCGGCAACATCAACAACCTGCCTGTCGACGTTTGGTTTGAAGGGCTGGAAAAAGGTGAAGTTCTGAACTTTCAGGGCAATTGCATGAAGCCGCACCGGATGCGTATTCTGGACATTTCAGAACCGGATGAGAACGGTATGGCCGTTGTCAGATATGTTCTTGATTCTGAAATTATGAGTCATCAAGTCAAGGTTGCTGAACCTGATGTTGGCGGCAAGGAAGCGACAGAAATGGCTGATCCGACCAATGATTATCATGTCGGTTCACCTAGTAACGGTGATTTGTGGGTTACTCATGTCAGACCTGGCGACAAAGTCAAGGCCGGCGAAGAGCTCTTTAATATCTCCATTATGAAGCAGGAGAAGGCTGTAACGGCCAAAATTGATAGTACCGTCAGACGTGTGATCAAGTCCGCTCAATATACTGAGGATAAAAAGATGATCCCGGTGGTCGAAGGCGAGTTGATTGTTGAACTTGGACCTGAAGTTGGAGTCTGTCCTACGTGTAAGTTTGATGTTCCTGGTGAAGATTGTAACTTCTGTCCTAACTGTGGTCAGAAAATTTAA
- a CDS encoding PEP/pyruvate-binding domain-containing protein yields MAKTQKKPAEKASASKAGAKTESLQQKLVLNGADIKKIGEEAELLVGGKNYNTAIISQVAGIRAPEFRAISSHVFHHILDETKVNAAVVRATVDKEYNKVDWTSDEVNEDSEYLQQFVRDVGKKVREQSEKQSGTPIKLRTFINNVVEGFATSPEGIDQLRMRSVLVQSAILSVEIPAKIGKEVMGAYDSICKEAGLDDVPVAVRSSAAGEDSRKKAFAGLQDTYLNIVGADECLEAYHWDCASAYNLRSMTYRREAILDAITKAEETGDVAIAELAKKEWAIEHTSLSVCIMRMINPVISGTAFSADTATGCRGTDRNDLVSIDASYGLGEAVVGGMVTPDKFYVFQRDGGREVVIRYMGCKEKKIVYKEDGSGTQVVKVPDNEVYRWALSIAQAEMVAQGVRAISKAYGGMIMDSEFCIDKSDRLWFVQARPETRWNEDIEQHPNTIFMRRLEVDKKAIASAEVILEGNGASRGAGQGTVKYLRSALELNKINKGDILAAERTDPDMVPGMRIASAILADVGGDTSHAAITSRELGIPAIIGIQRLESLRSLDGQQVTVDGSRGKVYRGELPLVEVGGEINVAELPATKTKVGLILADVGQALFLSRLRDVPDFEIGLLRAEFMLGNIGVHPMALEAYDKDVLNDLVEEKIQQMDMRLTKVMKEQLASGLITMPLKLREYVGLITGLTSQMESLAEQESARSTDEVLAMHRRLREMDHKLDDHIALATERLDILKTSIDAEAHVAVVLGYHDMLESMPEIRSEAWAIRQQHEKTVAEYVERLKDEPEFGAYLDKIISLREEVALKMGLKSEMDEVATLPDRIRRLLETRGYTTGKENYIQTLSQGLALFAMAFYGSNIVYRTTDFKSNEYRNLLGGLLFEAHEDNPMIGYRGVSRNIHDWELEAFKLARGIYGSKNLSIMFPFVRTLEEARSMKRYLKQVHNLESGKDELKVILMAEIPSNAVLCKEFLKEVDGFSIGSNDMTQMVLATDRDNASLQHIYDEEDPAVVWAILSAIFAGQKFGKKVGFCGQGVSNSVILRGLVAIAGIVSASVVPDTYRQTKVEMAAIESENIKTRDLGAWLKKQHMSNLQDLLEANSYGHILKKYKSPEDFMEWYEGELDRFGEQLRDHIETPKEEFYRQEMEQFRAVFHKPVIYASWDWHHTVTDAMRHAGFESFDEQEAALEEQRKKQW; encoded by the coding sequence ATGGCCAAGACCCAGAAAAAGCCCGCCGAAAAGGCATCTGCCAGCAAAGCCGGGGCGAAAACTGAGAGTCTCCAACAGAAGTTGGTCCTGAATGGGGCTGACATCAAGAAGATCGGTGAAGAGGCCGAACTTCTCGTAGGCGGAAAGAACTACAACACCGCCATCATCAGTCAGGTTGCAGGAATCAGGGCTCCCGAATTTCGGGCAATCTCGTCGCATGTTTTTCATCATATTCTTGATGAGACCAAGGTCAATGCTGCTGTTGTTCGTGCTACTGTGGACAAAGAGTACAACAAGGTTGACTGGACCTCCGACGAAGTTAACGAAGATTCCGAATATTTGCAGCAGTTTGTGCGCGATGTAGGCAAAAAAGTTCGTGAACAGTCTGAAAAGCAGTCAGGCACCCCTATCAAACTGCGTACTTTTATCAATAACGTTGTTGAAGGGTTTGCGACTTCTCCTGAAGGTATTGATCAACTCCGCATGCGTTCGGTTTTGGTTCAGTCCGCTATTTTGTCCGTTGAGATTCCTGCCAAGATCGGCAAGGAAGTCATGGGCGCATATGATTCTATATGTAAAGAAGCCGGTTTGGATGATGTTCCTGTTGCCGTGCGTTCTTCCGCTGCCGGTGAAGATAGCCGCAAGAAGGCCTTTGCCGGATTGCAAGACACCTATCTTAATATTGTTGGTGCTGATGAGTGTCTCGAAGCATACCATTGGGATTGTGCTTCTGCATACAACCTTCGCTCCATGACTTATCGCCGCGAGGCCATTCTTGATGCCATCACCAAGGCAGAAGAGACTGGTGATGTTGCTATCGCCGAACTCGCTAAGAAAGAGTGGGCCATTGAGCATACTTCCTTGTCCGTGTGTATCATGCGCATGATTAACCCCGTCATCTCCGGTACTGCATTCAGTGCAGATACTGCGACTGGTTGCCGTGGTACGGATCGGAATGATTTGGTGTCCATTGATGCCAGTTATGGTTTGGGCGAGGCTGTTGTCGGTGGCATGGTTACTCCCGATAAATTTTATGTATTCCAGCGTGATGGTGGTCGTGAAGTTGTCATTCGCTATATGGGCTGCAAAGAAAAGAAAATTGTTTACAAGGAAGATGGCAGCGGTACTCAAGTAGTTAAGGTGCCTGATAATGAAGTTTATCGCTGGGCTCTTTCCATTGCTCAAGCCGAGATGGTTGCGCAGGGTGTAAGAGCTATTTCCAAGGCGTACGGCGGCATGATCATGGATTCTGAATTCTGCATCGACAAGTCTGATCGACTTTGGTTTGTCCAAGCTCGTCCTGAGACTCGTTGGAATGAGGATATTGAACAGCATCCCAATACAATCTTCATGCGTCGTCTTGAAGTTGACAAGAAGGCCATCGCTTCGGCTGAAGTCATCCTCGAGGGTAACGGCGCTTCCCGTGGAGCAGGACAGGGGACGGTCAAGTACCTGCGTTCCGCTCTTGAACTGAACAAAATTAATAAAGGCGATATACTGGCTGCCGAGCGTACCGACCCAGATATGGTTCCCGGTATGCGTATCGCGTCTGCTATTCTCGCTGATGTCGGTGGTGACACCAGTCACGCTGCTATTACCTCCCGAGAACTTGGTATCCCGGCTATCATCGGTATCCAGCGCCTTGAGTCCTTACGGTCTCTTGATGGACAGCAGGTTACAGTCGATGGGTCCCGGGGTAAGGTTTATCGCGGAGAATTGCCATTGGTAGAAGTGGGTGGCGAGATTAATGTCGCTGAACTCCCTGCCACCAAGACGAAGGTCGGCCTGATTTTGGCTGATGTGGGTCAGGCTTTGTTCCTGTCTCGCCTTCGTGATGTGCCTGATTTCGAAATCGGGTTGCTTCGTGCCGAGTTTATGCTCGGTAATATTGGTGTCCATCCTATGGCTCTAGAAGCTTATGATAAAGATGTTCTGAATGATTTGGTGGAAGAAAAAATCCAGCAGATGGATATGCGACTGACCAAGGTCATGAAAGAACAGCTTGCGTCAGGTTTGATTACCATGCCGCTTAAACTTCGCGAATATGTTGGTCTCATCACTGGCTTGACTTCCCAAATGGAATCCTTGGCTGAGCAGGAAAGTGCACGCAGTACGGACGAAGTCTTGGCCATGCATCGTCGCCTCCGCGAGATGGATCATAAGTTGGATGATCATATTGCCTTGGCAACAGAACGTCTTGATATCTTGAAGACTTCTATTGATGCCGAAGCTCACGTAGCCGTTGTTCTTGGGTATCATGATATGTTGGAAAGCATGCCTGAGATCAGGTCTGAAGCCTGGGCCATACGCCAGCAGCATGAGAAGACAGTAGCTGAGTATGTTGAGCGGTTGAAGGATGAGCCTGAATTTGGCGCCTATCTCGATAAAATTATCAGTCTGCGTGAAGAAGTAGCCCTCAAGATGGGACTCAAGTCCGAGATGGACGAGGTGGCAACATTGCCTGACCGTATTCGTCGTCTTCTTGAAACCCGAGGCTATACCACCGGTAAGGAAAACTACATTCAGACTTTGTCGCAAGGCTTGGCTCTTTTTGCCATGGCTTTTTATGGTAGTAATATAGTTTACCGAACCACTGATTTCAAATCCAATGAATACAGGAACCTGCTCGGAGGTTTGTTGTTTGAGGCTCATGAAGATAATCCCATGATCGGTTATCGTGGTGTATCCAGAAATATTCATGATTGGGAATTGGAAGCCTTCAAACTTGCACGAGGCATCTACGGCAGTAAAAATCTGTCCATCATGTTCCCGTTTGTTCGTACTTTGGAAGAAGCCCGCTCCATGAAGCGGTATCTCAAGCAGGTGCACAATCTGGAATCAGGCAAGGATGAACTCAAGGTTATCCTGATGGCGGAGATTCCGAGTAATGCAGTGCTTTGCAAAGAATTCCTCAAAGAAGTTGATGGATTTTCCATTGGTTCAAATGATATGACGCAGATGGTGCTGGCCACTGATCGTGATAATGCGAGTTTGCAACATATCTATGATGAAGAAGATCCCGCCGTTGTCTGGGCCATCTTATCTGCCATTTTTGCTGGTCAGAAATTTGGCAAAAAGGTTGGTTTCTGCGGACAAGGTGTATCCAATAGCGTTATTCTGCGAGGATTGGTTGCTATTGCTGGTATTGTTTCGGCTTCAGTGGTTCCTGATACTTATCGTCAGACCAAAGTCGAAATGGCCGCTATCGAATCCGAAAATATCAAGACCCGAGACTTGGGTGCCTGGCTTAAGAAACAACATATGAGTAATCTTCAGGACTTGCTTGAAGCGAACAGCTACGGGCACATTTTGAAAAAGTACAAGTCCCCTGAAGACTTCATGGAATGGTATGAAGGTGAACTGGATCGCTTCGGCGAACAGCTGCGAGATCACATTGAAACTCCCAAAGAAGAGTTTTATCGTCAGGAGATGGAGCAGTTCCGGGCTGTGTTCCACAAGCCGGTCATCTATGCAAGCTGGGATTGGCATCACACTGTTACGGACGCTATGCGTCATGCTGGTTTTGAGTCCTTTGATGAGCAAGAGGCTGCTCTTGAGGAACAACGCAAAAAGCAGTGGTAA